A window from Chroicocephalus ridibundus chromosome 19, bChrRid1.1, whole genome shotgun sequence encodes these proteins:
- the LOC134525200 gene encoding lethal(3)malignant brain tumor-like protein 4 isoform X1, producing MDCSENGKFYTQTGSQQHRDSDTRNIPDDCRNRGNSRNLNTSSGCQVNEADRPVKRLRRKRRLLLESEDDEENADEDEEKNKSNNMKSRRNTKPIKQVVPGKKKGWNWVSYLEEERMPAAPLKLFREYQSFPQGRNGFKVGMKLEGLDPEHPSRFCVLTVAEVQGYRMRLHFDGYPECYDFWVNADSSDIHPVGWCEKTSHKLLPPKGFKEGEFNWTSYLKNCKAQAAPKNLFKTLSTPVTPSGFRLGMKLEAVDKKNPSLMCVATITDMVDNRLLIHFDNWDESYDYWCEASSPYIRPVGYCQETGTPLTTPPGYKDSKAFSWEKYLEETNSQAAPARAFKLRPAHGFQVNMKLEAVDRRNPILIRVATIVDKDDHRIKIHFDGWDCNYDFWVDADSPDVHPVGWCAKTGHALQVPLGAVDRVGTVGQACPTPGCHGIGHVRGPRYGTHYTLVGCPYSDVNLNRENLLQDRLSGERPSPGNSMQKAKRLETPAPFLLGAGDSSQEDSPQSRKSAQDSEKSCQSSVHSLSEQSENNQERDWVEKDSSANIKAKPKKLGCSHAYIKFQLVKQESNGKDPDLDLQQALHQSIFMPSLASSPTHRLHLCWEQHCRLLPEVSGLTAKHVAKWTVEEVVSFIQRLPGCKEQASVFREEQIDGEAFLLLNQSDIVKILSIKLGPALKIYNAILMFKSAEDN from the exons ATGGATTGCTCTGAGAATGGAAAGTTTTATACTCAAACAggctcccagcagcacagggacag TGATACCAGAAACATTCCAGATGATTGCAGAAACAGGGGAAATAGTAGAAATCTTAATACCAGCAGTGGCTGTCAGGTGAATGAGGCTGACAGACCTGTCAAACGtctcaggaggaagagaagactgCTTCTGGAGTCTGAGGATGATGAGGAAAATGCAGATGAGGATGAG GAGAAGAATAAATCAAATAATATGAAAAGCCGCAGAAACACTAAACCAATAAAACAAG TTGTTCCTGGAAAGAAGAAGGGATGGAACTGGGTTTCCTACTTAGAAGAGGAACGGATGCCAGCTGCTCCCCTAAAACTGTTCAGAGAG TATCAGTCATTCCCACAAGGCCGAAATGGATTTAAAGTTGGAATGAAATTGGAAGGGCTGGATCCTGAACACCCCTCTCGATTTTGTGTCCTCACAGTGGCTGAG GTACAAGGGTACAGAATGCGGTTACACTTTGATGGTTATCCAGAGTGCTATGACTTCTGGGTTAACGCTGATTCCTCAGACATCCATCCTGTTGGCTGGTGTGAAAAAACAAGTCATAAGCTGCTCCCTCCGAAag GTTTCAAGGAGGGAGAATTTAATTGGACTTCCTATTTGAAGAATTGCAAAGCTCAAGCAGCTCCAAAAAACCTTTTTAAGACTCTCAGCACT CCTGTCACCCCCTCTGGTTTTCGTCTGGGAATGAAGCTAGAGGCAGTGGACAAGAAGAATCCATCTCTGATGTGTGTCGCAACCATCACGGACATGGTGGATAACCGCCTGCTAATTCATTTCGATAACTGGGATGAAAGTTACGACTACTG GTGTGAAGCTAGCAGCCCATATATTCGTCCTGTTGGCTACTGCCAAGAAACTGGAACCCCACTGACAACACCACCTG gatACAAGGATTCCAAAGCCTTCTCATGGGAGAAGTACTTGGAAGAAACTAattcccaggcagccccagcaagAGCATTCAAACTG CGCCCTGCTCACGGATTCCAAGTTAATATGAAGTTAGAGGCTGTAGACAGAAGAAATCCCATCTTGATAAGAGTGGCAACAATAGTTGACAAAGACGACCATCGCATTAAG ATACATTTTGATGGTTGGGACTGTAATTATGATTTCTGGGTCGATGCAGACAGCCCTGATGTTCATCCAGTAGGCTGGTGTGCGAAAACTGGACATGCTTTGCAAGTCCCTCTCG GTGCTGTTGATCGAGTGGGAACAGTGGGACAAGCGTGTCCTACTCCAGGCTGCCACGGTATTGGTCATGTCAGGGGACCACGATATGGAACGCATTATAC GTTAGTTGGCTGCCCGTATTCTGATGTGAACCTCAACAGAGAAAACTTGTTACAGGACCGCCTGAGCGGGGAGAGACCTTCCCCTGGCAATAGCATGCAGAAAGCCAAGAGGCTGGAGACTCCTGCCCCATttctgctgggagcaggagaCTCTTCTCAGGAGGACTCTCCGCAATCCAG AAAATCTGCACAAGACAGTGAAAAGTCGTGTCAAAGCAGTGTTCACAGTCTGTCGGAACAGTCTGAAAACAATCAAGAGAGAGACTGGGTAGAAAAGGATTCCTCTGCAAACatcaaagccaaaccaaaaaa GCTTGGGTGCTCACATGCCTACATAAAGTTCCAGCTGGTGAAGCAGGAAAGCAATGGGAAAG ACCCTGATTTGGATCTCCAGCAGGCCCTCCACCAGTCCATCTTCATGCcttccctggcctccagcccgACCCACCGCCTCCATCTCTGCTGGGAGCAGCACTGCAGGCTCTTGCCAGAAGTCTCAGGCCTCACAGCCAAACATGTGGCCAAATGGACTGTGGAAGAG GTGGTAAGCTTTATCCAGCGTTTACCTGGATGCAAAGAACAAGCATCAGTGTTCAGGGAAGAG
- the LOC134525200 gene encoding lethal(3)malignant brain tumor-like protein 3 isoform X2: MPAAPLKLFREYQSFPQGRNGFKVGMKLEGLDPEHPSRFCVLTVAEVQGYRMRLHFDGYPECYDFWVNADSSDIHPVGWCEKTSHKLLPPKGFKEGEFNWTSYLKNCKAQAAPKNLFKTLSTPVTPSGFRLGMKLEAVDKKNPSLMCVATITDMVDNRLLIHFDNWDESYDYWCEASSPYIRPVGYCQETGTPLTTPPGYKDSKAFSWEKYLEETNSQAAPARAFKLRPAHGFQVNMKLEAVDRRNPILIRVATIVDKDDHRIKIHFDGWDCNYDFWVDADSPDVHPVGWCAKTGHALQVPLGAVDRVGTVGQACPTPGCHGIGHVRGPRYGTHYTLVGCPYSDVNLNRENLLQDRLSGERPSPGNSMQKAKRLETPAPFLLGAGDSSQEDSPQSRKSAQDSEKSCQSSVHSLSEQSENNQERDWVEKDSSANIKAKPKKLGCSHAYIKFQLVKQESNGKDPDLDLQQALHQSIFMPSLASSPTHRLHLCWEQHCRLLPEVSGLTAKHVAKWTVEEVVSFIQRLPGCKEQASVFREEQIDGEAFLLLNQSDIVKILSIKLGPALKIYNAILMFKSAEDN, from the exons ATGCCAGCTGCTCCCCTAAAACTGTTCAGAGAG TATCAGTCATTCCCACAAGGCCGAAATGGATTTAAAGTTGGAATGAAATTGGAAGGGCTGGATCCTGAACACCCCTCTCGATTTTGTGTCCTCACAGTGGCTGAG GTACAAGGGTACAGAATGCGGTTACACTTTGATGGTTATCCAGAGTGCTATGACTTCTGGGTTAACGCTGATTCCTCAGACATCCATCCTGTTGGCTGGTGTGAAAAAACAAGTCATAAGCTGCTCCCTCCGAAag GTTTCAAGGAGGGAGAATTTAATTGGACTTCCTATTTGAAGAATTGCAAAGCTCAAGCAGCTCCAAAAAACCTTTTTAAGACTCTCAGCACT CCTGTCACCCCCTCTGGTTTTCGTCTGGGAATGAAGCTAGAGGCAGTGGACAAGAAGAATCCATCTCTGATGTGTGTCGCAACCATCACGGACATGGTGGATAACCGCCTGCTAATTCATTTCGATAACTGGGATGAAAGTTACGACTACTG GTGTGAAGCTAGCAGCCCATATATTCGTCCTGTTGGCTACTGCCAAGAAACTGGAACCCCACTGACAACACCACCTG gatACAAGGATTCCAAAGCCTTCTCATGGGAGAAGTACTTGGAAGAAACTAattcccaggcagccccagcaagAGCATTCAAACTG CGCCCTGCTCACGGATTCCAAGTTAATATGAAGTTAGAGGCTGTAGACAGAAGAAATCCCATCTTGATAAGAGTGGCAACAATAGTTGACAAAGACGACCATCGCATTAAG ATACATTTTGATGGTTGGGACTGTAATTATGATTTCTGGGTCGATGCAGACAGCCCTGATGTTCATCCAGTAGGCTGGTGTGCGAAAACTGGACATGCTTTGCAAGTCCCTCTCG GTGCTGTTGATCGAGTGGGAACAGTGGGACAAGCGTGTCCTACTCCAGGCTGCCACGGTATTGGTCATGTCAGGGGACCACGATATGGAACGCATTATAC GTTAGTTGGCTGCCCGTATTCTGATGTGAACCTCAACAGAGAAAACTTGTTACAGGACCGCCTGAGCGGGGAGAGACCTTCCCCTGGCAATAGCATGCAGAAAGCCAAGAGGCTGGAGACTCCTGCCCCATttctgctgggagcaggagaCTCTTCTCAGGAGGACTCTCCGCAATCCAG AAAATCTGCACAAGACAGTGAAAAGTCGTGTCAAAGCAGTGTTCACAGTCTGTCGGAACAGTCTGAAAACAATCAAGAGAGAGACTGGGTAGAAAAGGATTCCTCTGCAAACatcaaagccaaaccaaaaaa GCTTGGGTGCTCACATGCCTACATAAAGTTCCAGCTGGTGAAGCAGGAAAGCAATGGGAAAG ACCCTGATTTGGATCTCCAGCAGGCCCTCCACCAGTCCATCTTCATGCcttccctggcctccagcccgACCCACCGCCTCCATCTCTGCTGGGAGCAGCACTGCAGGCTCTTGCCAGAAGTCTCAGGCCTCACAGCCAAACATGTGGCCAAATGGACTGTGGAAGAG GTGGTAAGCTTTATCCAGCGTTTACCTGGATGCAAAGAACAAGCATCAGTGTTCAGGGAAGAG